One Mycolicibacterium sp. ND9-15 genomic window, TGCTCAACGAACCGTTGGCGGCCGAACTCGGTCTAGACGCGGCGTGGCTGCGCGGCCCCGAGGGACTCCGGTTGCTGGTCGGCACGCTGGTCCCGGACGGTGCGACGCCGGTCGCGCAGGCGTACGCCGGGCACCAGTTCGGTGGGTACGTGCCGCGGTTGGGCGACGGGCGCGCGCTACTGCTCGGCGAACTCGCCACGATGTCCGGGGAACTCCGCGACGTGCATCTGAAGGGCTCCGGGGCGACGCCGTTCGCCCGCGGCGGTGACGGTTTGGCGGCGGTCGGGCCGATGCTGCGCGAGTACATCGTCAGCGAGGCCATGCACGCGATGGGAATTCCGACCACCCGCTCGCTGGCGGTGGTGGCGACCGGACGCCAGGTGCAGCGCGAGACGCCGCTGCCCGGGGCCGTGCTGGTCCGGGTTGCGCGCAGTCACCTGCGCGTCGGCACCTTTCAGTACGCCGCCAGCACCGGCGACATCGACCTGTTGCGGCGCGTTGCCGACCATGCGATCGAACGGCACCACCCAGCGGCCGCCGCGGCGGGCAATCGCTACGTCGCGCTGTTCGAATCGGTGGTCGCGGTGCAGGCGGCGCTGGTCGCGAAATGGATGCTGGTCGGCTTCGTGCACGGCGTGATGAACACCGACAACATGACGATCTCCGGCGAGACCATCGACTACGGTCCCTGCGCGTTCATGGAGGCTTACGACCCCGACACGGTGTTCAGCTCGATCGACTCGTGGGGTCGCTATGCCTACGGCAACCAGCCGGCGATCGCGGCGTGGAACCTGGCCCGGCTGGCCGAAGCGCTGCTTCCCCTGTTCGCCGACGGCCAACAGCAGGCGATCGCGCTCGCCGAGGGCAGCCTCGCCGGCTTCGCGCCCCGGTTCCAGGACGCGCTGTCGGCCGGCATGTGCGCCAAGCTCGGGCTCGCCGAGACCATCCCCGACGAGATCGCTGTGCCGCTGATGAACGACCTGACCGCGCAACTTCACCAGAGCCACGTCGACTTCACGTCGTTCTTCCGTCACCTTGGGCAGGCCGCTCGCGGAGACGACGAACCCGCTCGCGGGCTGTTCCTGGACCTGGCCGCGTTCGACGGCTGGCTGGCGCGCTGGCACGCGCTGCGGCCCGACGCCGCGGTGATGGACCGCGCCAACCCGATCTACATTCCGCGGAACCATCTCGTCGAGGAGGCGCTCACTGCCGCGACAGGCGGCGACCTCCAGCCGCTGTACGGGTTGTTGGAAGCCGTGACGGCACCCTACGACGAGCGCCCCGGCTTGCAGCGTTACGCCGAGCCCGCGCCGGAGGATTTCGGGAAGTACCGAACCTTCTGTGGCACGTGACGGTCCGGCCCTAGACTCTCTTCATGACCT contains:
- a CDS encoding protein adenylyltransferase SelO, producing the protein MSAPTAVSFADHYASDLPELAVRWQAEAAPDPRLLVLNEPLAAELGLDAAWLRGPEGLRLLVGTLVPDGATPVAQAYAGHQFGGYVPRLGDGRALLLGELATMSGELRDVHLKGSGATPFARGGDGLAAVGPMLREYIVSEAMHAMGIPTTRSLAVVATGRQVQRETPLPGAVLVRVARSHLRVGTFQYAASTGDIDLLRRVADHAIERHHPAAAAAGNRYVALFESVVAVQAALVAKWMLVGFVHGVMNTDNMTISGETIDYGPCAFMEAYDPDTVFSSIDSWGRYAYGNQPAIAAWNLARLAEALLPLFADGQQQAIALAEGSLAGFAPRFQDALSAGMCAKLGLAETIPDEIAVPLMNDLTAQLHQSHVDFTSFFRHLGQAARGDDEPARGLFLDLAAFDGWLARWHALRPDAAVMDRANPIYIPRNHLVEEALTAATGGDLQPLYGLLEAVTAPYDERPGLQRYAEPAPEDFGKYRTFCGT